One stretch of Roseimicrobium sp. ORNL1 DNA includes these proteins:
- a CDS encoding endonuclease/exonuclease/phosphatase family protein has translation MNFRTKLHRTAGMLGCLLLLTGMLLHLTVRDEHTRIATLFYAMPLPLIMLGWLIAAAWHFRRRMLMVLCLALALVTGFWWQSVSYKNEKAPITTATQPAGARLKVLYWNMAYHRLPSEDLDQLIAKHLPDIVGLGEVGLRSGDPNPLVRNLPPGYTAVRPEHGMAFIVRGAIQVKRVKKLKGRSKFVEVDATVDGRVWHLVLVDGDADPLLSREELLETVLKTSTLPGTLVMGDFNTPLESVWFDRWRAAGLHHASEGARQGFRETWPRHWPFLTIDHVWCTPETQPLHFERVSLPSSDHLAIVTSLK, from the coding sequence ATGAATTTTCGCACCAAGCTGCATCGCACCGCAGGAATGCTCGGCTGCCTGCTACTGCTGACTGGCATGCTGCTGCACCTGACGGTGAGGGATGAACACACGCGGATTGCGACGCTGTTCTATGCCATGCCGCTGCCGCTCATCATGCTGGGCTGGCTCATCGCAGCGGCGTGGCATTTCCGGCGGCGGATGCTCATGGTACTCTGTCTCGCACTGGCGCTCGTGACAGGCTTCTGGTGGCAGTCCGTGTCCTACAAAAACGAAAAGGCACCGATCACGACCGCCACCCAACCAGCAGGCGCACGACTGAAGGTGCTCTATTGGAACATGGCCTACCATCGCCTGCCCAGCGAGGATCTGGATCAGCTCATTGCGAAGCATCTTCCGGATATCGTTGGTCTCGGGGAAGTAGGTTTGAGATCCGGTGACCCCAATCCCCTGGTGCGAAATCTTCCACCAGGCTACACCGCCGTCCGTCCCGAGCACGGCATGGCATTCATCGTGCGCGGCGCGATACAGGTGAAGCGGGTGAAGAAGTTGAAGGGCCGGAGCAAGTTCGTCGAGGTGGATGCCACGGTCGACGGACGGGTGTGGCACCTCGTGCTGGTGGACGGTGATGCAGACCCGCTACTCTCGCGTGAAGAACTGCTGGAGACGGTCCTGAAAACCAGCACGCTTCCAGGCACGCTGGTGATGGGTGACTTCAACACGCCGCTGGAGTCCGTCTGGTTTGACCGCTGGCGTGCTGCCGGGCTGCATCACGCCAGCGAAGGAGCACGCCAGGGCTTCCGCGAAACGTGGCCCCGCCATTGGCCCTTCCTCACGATTGATCACGTCTGGTGCACGCCTGAGACGCAGCCTCTGCATTTCGAGCGCGTGAGCCTGCCTTCCTCCGACCACCTCGCGATCGTGACCAGCTTAAAGTAG
- a CDS encoding redoxin family protein, translating into MSMRLLSTLVIATICSFGALQGQQISEEQAQKLFNSEASLEEFTKAAEEAAKAGVPAQLLAEAKLVWGLRNANTDYLTKILPELEAVAKNFKVEEAAALGTLDDFNGLISYIRALDAGKRGDETALKKHITEAFWLSPEQGELFGSTITNFRKDQKMAKISVDMKLPITTSKGEATTLADQLGTNKAILLDFWATWCGPCMNLMPELRKKAELLKKHGIVVAGMNNESDESKADEVRAKKDMKMPWLVEPKGSPFSEQLGIDSIPRMILLSPEGKVLFNGHPNEPGLWAALKKLNATIEAPKEESEAKN; encoded by the coding sequence ATGAGCATGCGCCTCCTTTCCACTCTTGTCATCGCCACGATTTGCAGTTTCGGTGCCTTGCAAGGCCAGCAGATCTCGGAAGAGCAGGCACAGAAACTCTTCAACTCGGAAGCGAGCCTGGAAGAGTTCACCAAGGCGGCCGAGGAAGCCGCGAAGGCCGGGGTGCCTGCCCAACTCCTCGCCGAGGCGAAGCTCGTGTGGGGACTGCGCAACGCAAACACGGATTACCTTACCAAGATCCTTCCCGAGCTGGAAGCTGTTGCAAAAAATTTCAAGGTGGAGGAGGCCGCCGCATTGGGAACCTTGGATGACTTCAACGGCCTCATTAGCTACATCCGAGCCCTGGATGCCGGAAAGCGCGGCGATGAAACCGCGCTGAAGAAGCACATCACCGAGGCCTTCTGGCTGAGCCCGGAGCAGGGCGAGTTGTTCGGCTCGACCATCACGAACTTCCGCAAGGACCAGAAGATGGCCAAGATCAGCGTGGACATGAAGCTGCCCATCACCACCAGCAAGGGCGAGGCCACGACGCTGGCGGATCAACTGGGTACGAACAAAGCGATCCTGCTGGACTTCTGGGCCACGTGGTGCGGCCCCTGCATGAACCTCATGCCCGAGCTGCGCAAGAAAGCCGAACTGCTGAAGAAGCACGGCATCGTGGTGGCCGGCATGAACAATGAAAGCGATGAGTCGAAGGCTGATGAAGTGCGCGCCAAGAAGGACATGAAGATGCCCTGGCTCGTGGAACCCAAGGGCAGCCCCTTCAGCGAACAATTGGGCATCGACAGCATCCCGCGCATGATCCTGCTCTCGCCCGAGGGCAAGGTGCTCTTCAACGGCCATCCCAATGAACCCGGCCTCTGGGCTGCGCTCAAGAAACTGAACGCCACGATCGAGGCACCCAAGGAAGAATCCGAGGCGAAGAACTGA
- a CDS encoding family 16 glycoside hydrolase: MNPLRFLLLLALASPAFAADPAPAAAASAPAGKPIVLFDGSSLDDWEARDAGGSGSVEIKDKDMIIGTGESITGVVYKKAKDLPVTNYEITLDAQRLEGVDFFCGLTFPVGSPKTCATLVLGGWGGSVTGISSIDGMDASENSTGHYRKFDDKKWYAVKLRVTPANISVWVGEEKVIDVDIEGKKIGVRAGPIEDYLPLSLTTYATTAGIRNVKLTPLAAEAPKVEKK, from the coding sequence ATGAACCCACTGCGTTTCCTGCTCCTCCTTGCTCTCGCCAGCCCCGCTTTTGCCGCTGACCCCGCCCCAGCGGCTGCCGCCAGCGCCCCCGCCGGCAAGCCCATCGTGCTTTTTGACGGCAGCTCGCTCGATGACTGGGAGGCCCGCGATGCCGGGGGCAGCGGCTCCGTGGAGATCAAGGACAAGGACATGATCATCGGCACGGGGGAGTCCATCACCGGCGTGGTCTACAAGAAGGCCAAGGATCTGCCCGTGACCAACTATGAGATCACCCTCGATGCCCAGCGGCTGGAGGGCGTGGACTTCTTCTGCGGGCTCACCTTCCCCGTGGGCAGCCCCAAGACCTGCGCCACCCTCGTGCTCGGCGGCTGGGGCGGCAGCGTCACCGGCATTTCCAGCATCGACGGCATGGATGCCTCTGAGAACTCCACCGGCCACTACCGGAAGTTCGACGACAAAAAATGGTATGCCGTGAAGCTGCGTGTGACCCCGGCGAACATTTCCGTCTGGGTGGGCGAGGAGAAGGTCATCGACGTGGACATCGAGGGAAAGAAAATTGGCGTACGTGCAGGTCCGATTGAAGACTACCTGCCGCTCTCGCTCACCACGTACGCGACGACCGCCGGCATCCGGAATGTGAAGCTCACGCCGCTGGCGGCTGAGGCGCCGAAGGTGGAGAAGAAGTAG
- a CDS encoding 4-hydroxy-3-methylbut-2-enyl diphosphate reductase yields the protein MSAPTASASPAPAKTRRVNVRTPEVMERVQAEVETHYRSVLVENLRKAGGVLSVGNTTIRLARDFGFCYGVERAIDLAYAARRVFADRKVYLLGEIIHNPEVNRQLQEMGIISIPISEHEATLSKLNPEDVVIVPAFGAETRLMNIISERGCSVVDTTCGDVMSVWKRVRGYAKQGFTSIIHGKAEHEETRATSSRAMGDSGDGHFLVVLTLDDVDYVCDYIRKGGNREEFLNRFAVSASKGFDPDKHLTRVGVANQTTMLKSETEELQRRVQKAVEDRDGVEAATKNFQVFDTICGATQERQDSLFDMLRKPLDVLLVVGGYNSSNTTHLVEIGEKELPTFFIRTAECLKSFSDIVHFDLHLKAEKTSYSNKLASDESVVVGVTAGASCPNNLVEDTIIRVFELRGIPKAEVMAEAERVAAPVE from the coding sequence ATGTCCGCACCCACCGCTTCCGCCAGTCCCGCTCCCGCCAAAACCCGGCGCGTCAATGTCCGCACGCCGGAGGTGATGGAACGTGTGCAGGCGGAGGTGGAGACCCACTACCGCAGTGTGCTCGTGGAGAACCTGCGGAAGGCGGGCGGTGTGCTCAGCGTGGGGAATACGACCATCCGCCTCGCGCGTGACTTCGGCTTCTGCTACGGCGTGGAGCGTGCCATTGACCTGGCGTACGCGGCTCGCCGTGTGTTCGCGGATCGCAAGGTGTACCTTCTGGGTGAAATCATTCACAACCCTGAGGTGAACCGCCAGCTTCAGGAGATGGGCATCATCAGCATCCCCATCAGCGAACATGAAGCGACGCTCTCCAAACTGAATCCCGAGGACGTGGTCATCGTGCCCGCCTTCGGCGCGGAGACGCGGCTCATGAATATCATCAGCGAGCGCGGCTGCTCCGTGGTGGACACCACCTGCGGCGACGTGATGAGCGTGTGGAAGCGCGTGCGTGGCTATGCCAAGCAGGGCTTCACCTCCATCATCCACGGAAAGGCCGAGCACGAGGAAACTCGCGCCACCTCCTCCCGCGCGATGGGTGATTCCGGTGACGGGCACTTCCTCGTGGTCCTCACGCTGGATGACGTGGACTACGTCTGCGACTACATCCGCAAGGGTGGCAATCGGGAGGAGTTCCTCAATCGCTTTGCCGTGTCTGCCTCCAAGGGATTCGACCCGGACAAGCATCTCACGCGTGTGGGTGTGGCCAACCAGACCACGATGCTGAAGTCCGAGACGGAAGAACTGCAGCGCCGCGTGCAGAAGGCCGTGGAGGACCGTGATGGCGTCGAAGCAGCGACGAAAAATTTCCAGGTGTTCGACACCATCTGCGGCGCCACACAAGAGCGGCAGGATTCTCTTTTCGACATGCTGCGCAAGCCGTTGGATGTGCTGCTCGTCGTCGGCGGTTACAACAGTTCCAACACCACCCACCTGGTGGAAATCGGCGAGAAGGAACTCCCCACCTTCTTCATCCGCACCGCCGAGTGCCTGAAGAGCTTCAGTGACATTGTGCACTTCGACCTTCACCTGAAGGCGGAGAAGACCAGCTACTCCAACAAGCTGGCCAGCGACGAGTCCGTGGTCGTCGGCGTCACCGCCGGTGCCTCATGCCCGAACAATCTGGTGGAAGACACCATCATCCGCGTGTTTGAGCTCCGCGGCATCCCCAAGGCCGAAGTCATGGCCGAGGCGGAACGTGTGGCGGCTCCGGTGGAATAG
- a CDS encoding AEC family transporter: protein MLSTFLIVLPVFALILAGWLTRRMGVFGPRAAGELNRFVVYLALPALLFDIIARAHPSEIWLPGFIGTFGLSCALAFVATLVIRWRGTRPLADAAIDALATSYPNTGYMGFPLALAAFGASAMTPTLIAAIITVCVVFAAAIVLIEIGLQSEKRPIHLIWKVGGSLVRNPLLVAPVLGAVFPLTGAEVPAPVQSFLKMLGGAASPCALVSLGLFLAEKPKTSHGDSGAVGLIMGMKLAVHPLAAWVLGKYVFHLPPSLLHPAVLLAALPTGTGPYMLAELYQREAGITSKAIIGSTLLSILTITAYLTFGR, encoded by the coding sequence ATGCTCTCCACCTTCCTGATAGTCCTTCCCGTCTTCGCGCTCATCCTCGCAGGGTGGCTCACGCGCAGGATGGGGGTGTTCGGCCCACGAGCGGCGGGGGAGTTGAATCGCTTCGTGGTGTATCTCGCGCTGCCAGCGCTCTTGTTTGACATCATTGCCCGAGCGCACCCCTCCGAAATCTGGCTGCCGGGTTTCATCGGCACGTTTGGGCTGAGTTGCGCGCTGGCATTCGTTGCGACACTGGTGATCCGCTGGCGAGGAACCCGACCACTGGCGGATGCGGCCATTGATGCCCTGGCCACCAGCTATCCGAACACCGGCTACATGGGCTTTCCTTTGGCTCTGGCCGCCTTTGGCGCGAGTGCGATGACGCCGACGCTGATCGCGGCGATCATCACCGTGTGCGTGGTCTTTGCGGCGGCGATTGTCTTGATTGAAATCGGCCTGCAGTCCGAGAAACGGCCCATCCATTTGATCTGGAAAGTGGGTGGCTCACTGGTGAGAAACCCATTGCTCGTGGCGCCGGTGTTGGGTGCGGTGTTTCCACTCACAGGTGCAGAAGTCCCTGCGCCGGTGCAGAGTTTCCTGAAGATGCTGGGGGGAGCGGCGTCGCCTTGTGCTCTGGTGAGTTTGGGATTGTTCCTCGCGGAGAAACCCAAGACTTCGCACGGAGACTCTGGCGCCGTGGGCTTGATCATGGGGATGAAGCTGGCGGTGCATCCGCTTGCCGCATGGGTGCTGGGAAAGTATGTATTTCATCTCCCACCATCGCTCCTGCATCCCGCCGTGTTGCTCGCCGCCCTGCCCACCGGGACTGGGCCCTACATGCTTGCTGAGTTGTATCAGCGCGAGGCCGGCATCACCTCCAAGGCCATCATTGGGTCGACGCTGCTGTCGATCCTGACCATCACGGCGTATCTGACGTTTGGAAGGTAA
- a CDS encoding YggS family pyridoxal phosphate-dependent enzyme, whose translation MDIRDNLELVQSHIAAAAVKAGRKPEDVELVAVSKTFGAEAVREAVEAGQLLFGENRVQELLGKVPDLPAKLRWHLIGHLQSNKVRKVLPVVEMIQSVDSLELAYDINRIAGELGVFPKVLLEVNVAEEASKHGFPAHKLETQLEDLLQCDRIEIHGLMCVPPISEEPEDSRKHFVFLREYRDKLEKMAGTKFPVLSMGMSGDYAVAVEEGATLVRVGSAIFGSR comes from the coding sequence ATGGATATCCGCGACAACCTCGAACTAGTGCAGTCACACATCGCCGCAGCCGCCGTGAAAGCGGGCCGCAAGCCTGAAGACGTGGAACTCGTGGCGGTGAGCAAGACGTTTGGCGCGGAGGCCGTCCGAGAGGCTGTAGAAGCGGGGCAACTGCTCTTCGGCGAGAACCGCGTGCAGGAACTGCTGGGCAAGGTGCCGGATCTCCCGGCGAAACTGCGCTGGCATCTCATCGGCCATCTGCAGTCCAACAAGGTGCGCAAGGTGCTGCCCGTGGTGGAGATGATCCAGAGCGTGGACAGCCTGGAACTCGCCTACGATATCAACCGCATCGCAGGTGAGCTGGGTGTTTTCCCCAAGGTGCTGCTGGAGGTGAATGTCGCGGAGGAGGCGAGCAAGCATGGCTTCCCCGCGCACAAGCTGGAAACCCAGCTCGAAGATCTGCTGCAGTGTGACCGCATCGAGATTCACGGTCTCATGTGCGTGCCACCCATCAGCGAAGAACCGGAGGACAGCCGGAAGCACTTCGTCTTCCTGCGCGAGTACCGCGACAAGCTGGAGAAGATGGCGGGGACAAAGTTTCCCGTGCTCAGCATGGGCATGAGCGGTGACTACGCCGTGGCCGTGGAGGAAGGCGCCACCCTGGTGCGTGTGGGCAGCGCCATCTTTGGTTCCCGCTAG
- a CDS encoding L,D-transpeptidase, whose product MRFPRQFHKIAIRVALACGLGLLASCTTAKIGRHPYSTTYDPPLLQANNPSAVKVKLSTGAQRVYLVEGNRVLLASPCSVGTASSPTPLGNYTIYNKTFQRRRVSQPGAGYPMTYWMEFKSAYGMHWGFVKPYPCTHGCVRLPIKTAQKLFSAVRPGTPISIATSHPEDATVGKTLPILDDGPMPDPPWNYMISQQVFTDAAKGKFYTY is encoded by the coding sequence ATGAGATTTCCGCGTCAATTCCACAAAATTGCCATCCGCGTGGCGCTGGCCTGTGGCCTCGGCCTTCTGGCAAGCTGCACGACCGCCAAAATCGGCCGCCACCCCTACTCCACCACCTACGACCCGCCCCTGCTCCAGGCAAACAATCCCTCCGCAGTGAAGGTGAAGCTGAGCACCGGCGCCCAGCGGGTGTACCTCGTGGAAGGTAACCGCGTCCTGCTGGCTTCCCCCTGCTCCGTGGGCACCGCGAGCTCCCCCACCCCGCTGGGGAACTACACCATCTACAACAAGACCTTCCAGCGCCGTCGTGTGAGCCAGCCCGGAGCTGGCTACCCCATGACGTACTGGATGGAGTTCAAGTCCGCCTACGGCATGCACTGGGGCTTCGTGAAGCCCTACCCGTGCACCCACGGCTGCGTGCGCCTGCCCATCAAGACGGCGCAGAAGCTCTTCAGCGCGGTTCGCCCAGGTACCCCCATCTCCATCGCCACCTCCCATCCGGAAGACGCCACGGTTGGCAAGACCCTGCCCATCCTGGATGATGGTCCTATGCCCGACCCGCCCTGGAACTACATGATCAGCCAGCAGGTCTTCACGGACGCGGCAAAGGGCAAGTTCTACACGTATTGA
- the aac(6') gene encoding aminoglycoside 6'-N-acetyltransferase: MDSENTIRLVRASIRPAAPKDAAGWQKLRSQLWPDADSAREISQYFAVDPKERGQVFVAKSSRGIICGFIELSVRRDWVEGSTTSPTAYVEGLFVDQAHRREGIGRALLTAAEAWARDAGFKEIASDTLIDNEDSISAHLACGYAEVERTVHFIKPLRLTLMEFLKTAPQDDRFVQAVHTVFGPTNYCCPAHGTPLEIVDIYQTCMDISPLLAVIRASEGNPHHIHIGYRFEANDDCFRRPEKFPYCPVCEANYQAALASYPDDMI, encoded by the coding sequence ATGGATTCTGAAAATACCATACGCCTCGTGCGCGCCAGCATTCGCCCAGCCGCGCCCAAAGATGCAGCAGGCTGGCAGAAACTTCGTTCCCAGCTATGGCCCGACGCGGACTCTGCTCGTGAGATCTCTCAATACTTTGCCGTAGATCCGAAAGAACGAGGTCAGGTCTTTGTCGCCAAGAGTTCCCGTGGGATCATCTGTGGCTTTATTGAACTCTCCGTGCGTCGTGATTGGGTGGAGGGTTCCACCACATCGCCCACTGCTTATGTGGAGGGCTTGTTTGTGGACCAAGCCCATCGGAGAGAAGGGATTGGCAGGGCATTGCTGACCGCTGCAGAAGCCTGGGCTCGCGACGCGGGTTTTAAGGAGATCGCCAGCGACACACTCATCGACAACGAAGACAGCATCTCCGCACACCTCGCGTGTGGTTACGCCGAGGTGGAGCGCACGGTGCATTTCATCAAGCCACTCCGGTTAACCTTGATGGAGTTTCTAAAGACTGCTCCACAAGACGATCGATTTGTGCAAGCGGTACACACCGTATTCGGCCCCACTAATTATTGCTGCCCTGCCCATGGAACTCCTCTGGAGATCGTCGATATCTACCAGACGTGCATGGACATATCGCCCCTCCTGGCGGTGATACGAGCCTCCGAGGGCAACCCACACCACATTCACATTGGATATCGTTTCGAGGCAAACGATGATTGCTTCCGTCGCCCCGAGAAGTTTCCCTACTGCCCCGTGTGCGAGGCCAACTACCAGGCCGCTCTCGCATCGTATCCGGATGATATGATCTAG